In Caloramator sp. E03, the sequence ATTCCTACTATTTTCAATCATTGAATTTACCATATTATTACTATACTATATTATATTTATTCAAAAATGTCAATATGAGATTATAAATAATATTAAGAATAGTGATATAATTATAATGTCTTTTAATATATATTGAAGGTAACTATAAATATAGAATTTAAAAGTATTATAATGATAATAAAAGGTATTAATGTTATAATTATCTTAGATAAAAAATAAAGGAGGAGGTATAGTAATGGATAAAAACACTGATTTTATTTTTCAAAAAAGAGTTGAAAGAACTATTGAAAATCTTGAAAAAAACAACATAGAAGCTTTTTTTGTACAGGATGAAAAGGAACTAATTGATAAGATAATGGATTTAGTACCAGAAAATGCTACGGTTTCTGTTGGAGGTTCAATGACTTTATTTGAAACAGGAGTAATTGAACATTTAAGAAGTGGAAGATATAACTTTTTAGATAGATATAAGGAAGGCTTATCGATGGATGATATTAAAGAAATATATAGAAAAAGCTTTTTTGCTGATGCATATTTTACAAGCAGCAATGCTATAACAGAAGAAGGAGAAATATATAATGTAGACGGAAATGGGAATAGAGTTGCTGCTATGATATATGGCCCTGATAAGGTTATAATTGTTGCAGGAATAAACAAAATTGTAAAGGATTTAGATGAGGCAATAGAAAGAAATAGAGCTATGTCAGCACCTGCTAATGCAAAACGTTTGAATAAAAATACTCCTTGTGCTAAAATAGGATATTGCATGGACTGTACAAGCCCCGAAAGGATTTGTAGAAATTATGTATTAATAAAAAGCCAAGGCAAAAAAGGTAGGATGTATGTTATATTTGTAAACAAACATTTTGGATATTAATTTTTATTAAGTTTAGCCTTTTTTAAAATTACTCATATTATAATAGTGAGTGAATAATTTTATAAATTTATTTTGCATTGGAGGTGGTATTGATGGAATGTGGCCCTTATCCCAGTAGTATATCAATTGAAAAAAATTATAAAACTAAATATCATAGGGGAACTGCATTTGCATTAATACTACCCTATGCAGTTCTCCTGCCGAAAGGGAGGAGATTTAGACATGGAAAGAGTGAAAGGATGTTATATCAGCAACCTTCTTGGTGTATCAGTGTATGATTCAAGTAACATCTATCTTGGAAAGCTTAACGATCTTATTGTAACTTCTGATGAACATCTCCCTGTTGTTCAAGGTCTTAGGATTAAAAACAAGGATTCATTAAAAGAGATTGCATTTAAATCCCTTGGAATTTATAAGGGAGGTAAAAAATATAAAATTATTGTTGATAACTATTTTGAATATGTAAGAGATAAAAACTTCTATTCTCTATCAAATGATATATTGGACAGACAGATAGTTGATATTAATGGAAGAAGAGTTGTTAGAGTTAATGATTTAAGATTGGCTGAAATTGGGGAAGGATATAAAGTTGTAGCAGTTGACATAGGTTTTAGAGGCTTATTAAGAAGGCTTGGTATTTTGAATTTTGTAGAGGGTATACTAAGTAAGATAGGTAGAAATTTTGCTGATAGTCTTGTTATATGGGATAATGTTGAACCTATTAAGGGGCAGGTTGATAGAATTACTTTATCTATTCCATATAAAAAATTAAAATCACTTCATCCGGCAGATATTGCAGATATATTAGAAGACATTGATGCAAATTACAGAAATCATATTTTTAAAACTTTCGATTCAAGACTTGCTGCTGATACTCTTGAAGAGTTTGAAGATGAATATCAGTCAAACCTTGTTGAAAATATAGATGCAAAACTTGCCAAAGAGATATTTGAAAACATGCCTAACGATGAGATTGCAGATATTCTTGAGGATGTTGATGAGGAAAAAGTTGAAAAAATACTTCAGAATATGGACAAATCTGATGCTCAAGAAATAAAAGAGCTTCTTAAATATGATGATAATACTGTTGGAAGTATTATGAATAAAGACTATATAGCCTTTAATCAAAATAAAAGTGTAGATGAAGTTATAAAAGAGCTTAGGGAAACAAAGCCAAGCTCAGAGATTGCATATTATTTATATGTAATAGATAATGATGAAAGATTAACAGGTGTTGTTTCTTTACGTGACTTAATAATTTCATCACCTGATGCTAAACTAAAAGAAATTATGCAGAAGAATATCATATATGTATATGATACGGATACTTTGGATGATTTAACTGAATTAGTAACAAAATATGAGCTCCTTGCAATACCAGTTGTAAATAATGAAAGAGTTTTACTTGGAATGGCTATATTAAATGATATTGTTGATGAAGTCCTGTTACCAAGATGGAAAAAAATACTAAAGAGATCAGCATAGGAGGCAGCTATGGGGAAAATTAAGAATAAAAAGATTAAAAATATATTGTTTATATTAAGTATAATAGGGCCAGGACTAATAACTGTTAATGCTGGAAATGATGCTGGAGGAATTGCAACTTATGCTGCTGTAGGAGCTCACTTTGGATATAAAATGCTGTGGGGGTTACTGCTTATAACCTTTAGCTTAGCAGTAATACAAGAGATGAATGCAAGAATGGCAATTGTAACAGGCAAAGGACTTTCGGATCTTATCAGGGAGCAGTTTGGAGTAAAGCTTGCATTTTTTGCTATGCTAACACTTTTTATAGCTAATTTTGGAGTGTGCGTTGGAGATTTTGCAGGTATTGCAGCAAGTATGGAATTATTTGGAGTCAGCAAATATATTTCAGTTCCTGTTGTTGCTATATTTACTCTTTTTGTTATTACAAGGGGTAATTACTCAAAAATAGAGAAGATATTTTTAATTTTTACCTTTGTTTTCTTTTCCTATATTATAACTTGCTTTATAGCTAAGCCACAGTGGAATATTGTATTTAAAGAGATGTTCACTCCCCAAATTGAGTATAATAAAGAATTTATATTAACATTTATTGGTATGATAGGAACAACAATAACTCCTTATATGCAGTTTTATCTTCAATCTTCAATAGTAGATAAAGGACTTGGAATAGATGATTATAAATATGAAAAAATTGATGTTTATTTATCTGCTATTTGGGGAGATATGGTATCCTTTTTTATAATTGTTACAACAGCTATTACTTTATATAAAAATGGTATAAGAATTGAAGGTGCTGAGCAAGCTGCTCTTGCTTTGAAGCCTCTTGCTGGTCAATATGCATCAGCTCTGTTTGGAATAGGATTATTTGGGGCATCAGCTCTTGCAATAGCAATAATACCTCTTTCCACAACCTATGCAATATGTGAAGCTTTTGGATTTGAAAGAGGGCTTGATAATGAGTTTAAAGAAGCACCTATATTCTATGGAATATTTATAGGTATGATAATAACAAGTGCAATTATTGTTTTATTACCAAAGATTTCTTTGGTAGGAATTATGCTTTTTACTCAACAGCTTGCAGGAATGCTTTCTCCAATAATTCTAATTTTTATGGTGAGGTTAACTAACAAAAAGGATGTAATGGGCAAATATATAAACAACAAAATACAAAATATAATAATATGGATTACGGTTACATTTATTATAATTCTTTCAATAATAATATTCCTGTCGCCAATTATTGATATGATTATATAAAACAAAAGATAAAACTCCATTCTTAAGAAAAAAAGAGTGGAGTTTTATATTTTTGTTTTTTATATCAATAAAAAGATAAATAAATTCATTAATGAAAATTAAATTAATTATCAATTGAAAATATATCCTATTTAGCATAAATACTTGCAATATAAGATATTACAGCATATAATGTTATTATAATTTATTATCAATTGGGAGTGATATTGTGGATGAATGCACTTTAGGTACTAAAACTTCATGGATAACAATATTTATTAATACAGCACTTTGTGCATTTAAGATAATTGCAGGAATAATAGGACAAAGTACTGCTATGCTTGCAGATGGTGTACACACACTTTCAGACATACTTGCCACATTTGTAGTTATTATCGGATTAAATATATCATCAAAAAAAGAAGATGAAAAACATCCTTATGGTCATGAAAAATTTGAAGCAGAGTGTGCAAAAATTGTAAGTACGATTCTTCTTTTAACAGGACTATTAATAGGTTATGAAGGAATTAAAAGTTTAATATTAGGAGATATAAAAACTCCGGGATTTATTGCTTTGTTAGCTGCGATGATATCAATAGTTGTTAAAGAAGGTATGTATTGGTATACAATAATAGTTGCAAAAAAAATAAGGAGTTTGTCTATGGAAGCAGATGCATGGCATCACAGATCCGATGCATTTTCTTCAATTGGAACTTTTGCTGGAATTTTTGGAGCAAGGCTTGGTATTAAGGTTCTTGATCCGATTGCCGGAATAATTGTTAGTTTTTTTATAATTAAAGTAGGTATTGATTTTTATAGAAAATCAACAGCACAGTTGATTGATTCTTCAGCGGATAAGGATACTATAGAAAAAATAAGAAATGTTGTTATGTCAACCATTGGGGTAAAAGATATTACTATGTTAAAAACGAGACTTTTTGGAAATAAGATATATGTAGATATTGAGATATGTGTTGATTCAAATATGTCTGTAAAACAAGGACATGAAATAGCAGAAGCTGTGCATCTAAACGTTGAAAATAATGTAGAACACATAAAGCATTGTATGGTACATTTAGAACCATATAATGAGTAATAAAAATTCTCAAAGCAAATAGAGGGATGTTAAATATTTCTACTTGCTTTGAGAATTATTTTATTTGATTATTTTCTGCTTACAGCAGAAGGCCTATCCTTTCAGTTGTGAAATTTGCCTTTTTCATCGGATATTCAGTAGGATACCTCACCTGTATGACGGTTAATTACAATATATTCTTCGCCAGGAATGAAGCTCATATCATTCACAGTATCACCTCCTTTTTGTATTATATCCAAACTATAGAAAAAATAATTATAATTAATACAATTATTGAAATAATAAATATTTTTAATAATTATGAAAAATTTGCTTTTAAAAATTTTTTGTGTTATAAATAATAAATGTATATACAATTAGAAAGGAAAGTGAAGATGAGTAAAAGAATTTATGATGGGATAATTTTTGATCTTGATGGTACATTATGGGATGCAGTGGAGGTGATTCATAGATCATGGAAAAAAGTTGTGAGCAGTCATTCTAAATTTAAAAATTTTATAACTCTTGAAGAGCTTCAATCATTTATGGGGAGTAAAATTGATGACATATTTAAAAGCATATATAAAGATATTGATGATAAAGATCTATATAAAATAATAGATGAATGTACCCAAGAAGAATGTTCACTTATTAGAAAAGAAGGAGGAAAACTATATCCTAACCTGATAGAAACTTTAGATGCATTATATAAAAAATATCCTTTATTTATTGTTAGCAATTGCCAGAGCGGATATATAGAAGCATTTTTAGAATATCATGATTTACATAAGTATTTTAAGGATTATGAATGTTCAGGTAATACAGGCTTAGAAAAAGGAGAAAATATTAGACTTGTAATGAAAAGGAATGGTATTAAAAATCCTATATATGTTGGTGATGCTAAAGTAGATCTTGAAGCAACTAAAAAAGTTGGAATTGACTTTGTTTATGCTTCTTATGGTTTTGGAAGTGTAGATTCATTTAAAATTAAAATAGATTCATTAAAAGAGCTTTTATTATATTTTTAAATAAAAGAGGTGGGGTTATGGGAGGATCCAGTATTTTAATTATTATTCTACTTATTATATCTATATTAATTCAGTTTATTATTTTATCAAAATTAAATAAGGATAGTTTTGATGAAAAGATTTTAAGGCAATATTTTGATAATGTTCAGAGTAAAATTGAAGCAGCTTTTAAAGATGAGATAAGAAGGATAAGAGAAGAAAATTATACAATTTCTTTTCAAAACAGGCAGGAGATTTCACAAAACATATTAGGTATGACTGATAGCATAAATAAACAAATAAGCAGTATTGGAAACCTCCAAAAAGACCAGCTTGAGATTGTTACTGGGAAACTTTTAGAACTTTTGAAAACTAATTCTGAAGGACTTGACAAAATAAGGCAGGCTATTGAAGAGAAACTAAAACAAATTCAAGATGATAACAATAAAAAACTTGAAGATATAAGAGCCACTGTTGACGAAAAGTTACATACGACACTTGAGAATAGATTAGGGCAATCTTTTAAGAACATAAGTGAAAGGCTAGAGGCACTATATAAACAGCTTGGAGAAATACAAAGTTTAAGCTTAGGTGTTAACGATCTTAGAAAAGCATTAAGCAATGTTAAAACAAGAGGTGTATGGGGGGAAATACAGCTTGCCAATATAATTGAAGATTTACTTACAAGTGAACAGTACGATATGAATGTTGCAACTAAAAAAGGTAGCAATGAAAGGGTTGAGTTTGCATTAAAGCTTCCAGGGAAGGATGATATGCAAAAATATATATACCTTCCTATTGATGCTAAGTTTCCACAGGAAGATTACCAAAGGCTTCTTGAGGCCTTTGATTTGGGAGATAAGGAAGCTGTTGAAGAAGCAAGAAAACTACTTGAAAAAAGAGTTAAAGAAGAGGCAAAGACTATTTTTGAAAAGTATATAGATCCTCCTAATACAACAGATTTTGCTATATTGTTTTTACCCACAGAAAGCCTTTTTGCGGAAGTTGTAAGGAATACAGGTTTAATAGAAACATTGCAAAGGGATTATAAAGTTATAATAACAGGGCCAACTACTATATCAGCACTTTTAAACAGTCTACAGATGGGATTTAGAACACTTGCTATTGAAAAGCGCTCAAGTGAAGTTTGGAGGATACTTGGTGCAGTTAAAACTGAGTTTGGGAAGTTTTCTGAAATTCTTGAAAAGACACAAAAAAAGCTTTTAGAAGCAAGCAACAGCATAGAAAGTGCAACTAAAAAGACTAAAACTATTGAGAGAAAACTAAAGGATGTTCAGCAACTTCCACAGGAGGAAAGTCTAAAGTTAATGGAAAACGTATATGATGATGTTGATGAAACAGCATAAATAGGGGCAATTTGATTAAAACAATTGAATTTACTTATGTGTTGGTAAAAATAGAACGGTCGATAAATTTAAGGGGGATTTTTATGAAAATAAAATTTTGTGGGGCAGCAAAAACTGTGACTGGGTCATGCTATTATATTGAAGCTTGTGGAAGAAAGTTTTTGGTAGATTGTGGTATGTTTCAAGGTAAATGTGAAAATTTAAACAAGGAAGATTTTCCTTTTAACCCAAATGAATTAGATTTTATGATTCTAACTCATTCACACATAGATCATTCAGGAAGAATACCACTCCTTATTAAAAAAGGTTTTAAAGGTGGTATATATTGTACATCAGCCACAAGTGAGCTTGTAGATATAATGCTAAGAGATAGTGCTCATATACAAGAAAAAGAAGCTGAATGGGAAAATAAAAAAAGGTTAAGGAAGGGGCTTGAGCCAATTGAGGCATTATACACTATTGATGATGCAATAAAAGTTAAAGAATTTTTGTTTAGTGTTCCTTATGATAAACCTCAAAAAATTGATGAAAATATATCTTTTACTTTGAAAGATGCAGGACATCTTTTAGGTTCAGCAATAGTTGTTTTAGAAATAAATGAAAAGGATAAAATAAAAAAAGTAACTTTTACAGGAGATTTAGGGAATTTTAATATACCTATAATAAAAGACTATGAATATATAGAAGAAACAGATTATTTAATTACAGAATCTACTTATGGGAATAGAATTCATGAAATTGAAAAACAAACAGAGGACTTATATAGTATTATTGTTGATACAACAAAAATGGGAGGTAATGTAATAATTCCATCTTTTGCTGTAGGGAGAACGCAAGAGATTCTTTATATACTTAATCATTATATAGATATTGAGAAAAGAAAAAATTTAAAAACAGTTGAAATATATATTGATAGCCCACTTGCTATTCAAGCTACTGAAATTTTTGAAAAACATAAGGAATGCTATGATGATGAAGCACTTGATTTATTAAATAATGATATAGACCTGATTAATTTTGAAAATATTAGAATAATAAAAAGTACTGAAGAATCTATGGCATTAAATGAAAAGAAAGGTATTGTTATAATATCATCAAGCGGTATGTGCGAAGCAGGCAGAATAAAACATCATTTAAAGCATAATATATGGAGGGAGAATTCATCAATAGTTTTTGTTGGATATCAGGCAGAAGGTACATTAGGTAGAAAAATACTTGATGGAGAAAAGGAAATTAAAATATATGGAGAGAAAATGGTAGTAAAAGCTAAGATTTATAATATGCAAGGTTTATCTGGACATGCTGATATGAATGGAATATTAAATTGGATTATGAACATAAAAAAAGGAGTTAAAAATACTATTTTTATAACGCATGGAGACGTAGATGCACAGGAAAATCTAAAAACTGAACTTGAAAGTATAACTAAAGCTGAAATTATAATACCTAATATGTTTGATGAATATATTATTTAAATAAGTAGACTAAAAACATATCTTGACATATTTTTGATTGTAATAATATAATTTATATAAATATATATATTTAGTATGCTATGAAGAGGAAAAGTAGGTAAAAAAATCATTTAAGAGAGCTGGTGGTGCTGGGAATCCGGTATGATTTTTTACTGAAACAGGCCTTGGAGCGCTGGTTGAAAATGGCTTAGCCGAGTAAACTTAGCGGTTTCTCCCGTTAAAGAGAAGTTAAAAGTGGGCATTGCCAATGTAGGTGGTACCGCGGAAGTTAAACCTTTCGTCCTATGTTCAGGATTAAAGGTTTTTTTATTTTACAAAGGAGGTAGAAGAATGGAAGAAAATATTAAGGAAGAAGTTATAGTTGATGAAAACGAAAGCTCTTCAAAGACTTATTCAAATTTTATTCAAGATATAATTAATAAGGATTTAGAGGAAAATACCTATGGAGGAAAAGTTCACACTCGTTTTCCCCCAGAACCTAATGGATATCTTCATATAGGCCATGCAAAATCTATTTGCCTTAACTTTGGAATCGCAGAGTACAATAAAGGTCTATGCAATTTAAGGTTTGATGATACTAATCCAAGCAAGGAAGATACAGAGTATGTGGAATCTATAATGGAGGATGTTAAATGGCTCGGCTTTGACTGGGGAGATAGGTTATACTATGCATCAGATTATTTCGAAAAGCTCTATGAGTTTGCTGTTCAGCTTATAAAAAAAGGCAAAGCTTATGTATGTGATTTGAGTCCTGAACAGATAAGAGAATATAGAGGAACATTAACGAATCCAGGAAAAAATAGTCCTTATAGAGATAGGACAATAGAAGAAAATCTTGATTTGTTTGAAAGGATGAAGAATGGAGAATTTCCTGATGGATCAAGAGTTTTAAGGGCAAAAATAGATATGTCATCACCAAACCTTAACATGAGGGATCCTGTGTTATACAGAATTCTAAGGGCAACCCATCATAGGACTGGAGATAAATGGTGTATATATCCTATGTATGATTTTGCTCATCCATTATCAGATTATCTTGAAGGTATTACTCATTCTATTTGTACATTAGAATTTGAAGATCATCGCCCTTTATATGATTGGGTATTAAGGGAACTTGAGCTTGAAAGTCCTCCAAAGCAGATTGAATTTGCAAGGTTAAATCTTAATTATACTGTGATGAGTAAAAGAAAACTTTTAAGGCTTGTAAAAGAAGGTTATGTAGATGGATGGGATGATCCAAGAATGCCAACAATATCAGGACTTAGAAGAAGAGGATATACTCCTGAGTCTATTAGAGATTTTTGTAACAGGATAGGGGTAGCAAAGGCAGATAGCATAGTTGACATTAGTCTACTTGAACATTGCATAAGGGAAGATTTAAACAAGAGGGCAAAAAGAGTAATGGCAGTTTTAAGACCATTAAAAGTAGTTATAGATAATTATCCTGATGATTTAGTTGAAGAATTTGAAATTGAAAATAATCCTGAAGATATGAGTGCAGGTACAAGGAAGGTTCCATTTTCAAAGGTTATATATATAGAACAGGATGATTTTATGGAAAATCCCCCCAAAAAATATTTTAGATTAATGCCTGGAGGAGAAGTTAGATTAAAGAATGCATATTTTATAAAATGCAATGAAATAGTAAAGAACGAAAAAGGAGAAATAATAGAACTGCATTGTACTTATGATCCTGCTTCAAGGGGTGGAGAGTCACCAGACGGAAGAAAGGTTAAAGGTACTATACATTGGGTTTCTGCTGCCCATGCTGTTGATGCACAGGTTAGGCTTTATGATAATTTATTTACTGTACCAAATCCATCTGAGGACTCGGAGGGTAAGGACTTTACTGATTATATTAATCCTAATTCTCTTGAAGTACTAGAAGGATGTAAAATTGAACCTTCAATTTTACAATCAGATTTAAATGATAGATATCAATTTCTAAGGATGGGATATTTTTGCCTTGATTCAAAATACTCTAAAGAAGGGCAACTTGTATTTAATCGAATTGTTGGTTTAAAAGATAGCTGGGCAAAGATATCAAAGCAATAATTAAATATAAAAACTATTAATAAAGCCATGGTATGATAGAAAGAGCATATCATGGCTTTATTTGAGATATATAGTTTATATATTCTAAAATTTTAGGTTTCCAAAACTTATATAAACCTGGCTTTTCTTCTTTAAGAACAGATAAGAAAGTATCTAAAACATCAAGCTTATAAAGTCCTTTTACTAAATGCCTTGGGAAATCTCTTTTTTTTGTGTAACATTTTTTAGGATCAATAACCATTACTGATTCATCATATCTCACAATAATATCTTTACACCTTATGTCTTCCTTTGAAAAATTAAGTTTTTTAAATTCAATAAGTAGTTTAATTAAATTTTTAGCAAGTCTTTTACTTATGCCATTTTTTTTGATATATTTATTAAGAGGAGTACCTTCAATATAATCTCTTATCATATAGTTACCACATATACCATACACTTTTGGAAAATATTTGCTTTTTTTAATTCTAGAGAGTATTTCATATTCCCTCATGCAGCTATAAATATCAAAACATATTTTAATTGCCTTTCCATCCGGTAAAAGATATACGACTCCATTATGACCTTTTCCGACAAATTTGCAGTCAAGAAGATTTATATTAAAGTTTTCAATGTATTTTTTATATATTTTATTTCCCATGCTATCTCCTAATATTCGCATTTGTATATATTATGAGTTATAATATTGTTTTGACATAAACTAATAAAAAGGTTTTGATTAAAAGAATGAATTTTAGTAACTGAGGTGATATCATGGAAAAATTATCTAATAACAGATGCGAGAGATCGATTTATATTGATGAAAAAAAGCCTCTTTATGAAATTGAAAGAAGTATAGTTACTAAATTTAGGCATCATATATGGGGAAAATTTATCAAGGCAATTTCAGATTATAACATGGTTGAGGAAGGGGATAAAATAGCTGTTGCAGTTTCAGGAGGAAAGGATAGTCTTTTAATGGCAAAGCTGTTTCAACAGTTAAAAAGGATGAACAAAATAAAATTTGATCTTGAATTCATAGTGGCTGATCCGGGATACCATGAGGACATAAAAGAGATTTTATTAGACAACTGTAGACATTTAAATATACCTATACATATATATGAATCTGGAATCTTTGAAATTGTTGATAGGATAGCGAAGGATTATCCTTGCTTTATGTGTGCAAAGATGAGAAGAGGAGCATTATACTCTAAAGCAAAGGAACTTGGATGTAATAAACTTGCTTTAGGGCATCATTTTGATGATGTTATTGAAACTGTTCTATTAAATATGTTTTTTACAGGGTGTTTTAAAACTATGCTTCCAAAAGTTAAATCTAGAAATTTTGAGGGTATGGAGCTAATAAGACCACTTTATTATATTAAAGAACATTATATAGAATGCTATACAAAGGAAAACGGAATATACCCAATAAACTGTGCATGTATGGTAGCTGCTAAAAGAACTGGAAATAAGCGTTATGAAATAAAGGATTTAATAAAAGATTTGAAATTGAAATTTAAAGATATTGACAAGCATATTTTTACAGCTACTCAAAATGTTAACATGGATGCAATTTTAGGATGGCAAAAAGATGGGAAAAAGTATTCATATTTAAACTTCTATGATGAAAATGAAGAAGAGTAGATTGA encodes:
- a CDS encoding tRNA 2-thiocytidine biosynthesis TtcA family protein; its protein translation is MEKLSNNRCERSIYIDEKKPLYEIERSIVTKFRHHIWGKFIKAISDYNMVEEGDKIAVAVSGGKDSLLMAKLFQQLKRMNKIKFDLEFIVADPGYHEDIKEILLDNCRHLNIPIHIYESGIFEIVDRIAKDYPCFMCAKMRRGALYSKAKELGCNKLALGHHFDDVIETVLLNMFFTGCFKTMLPKVKSRNFEGMELIRPLYYIKEHYIECYTKENGIYPINCACMVAAKRTGNKRYEIKDLIKDLKLKFKDIDKHIFTATQNVNMDAILGWQKDGKKYSYLNFYDENEEE